The genomic region ttttcgtGTGTATTGTCGCGAAACACTCTGCGCAAACACTGGGTTTAGTGGGGCATAAAAGGCAGACAGTGTTTGTCTTTTTGGTTAGCTTTTTGGCTTCAACACTTGTTTTACCTTGCAAGCGCAGTAGTTGGTAACAATGAATACATTTACGCCGTATGATCCGATTACGATGGTCAGCTATAGGATTTTTCCCAAACTTATGCTCTACTGCTTCGCGATTCTCTGCAACGTTGGTGCTTTCCTGATATAAACCCAATAACTGTATGCTTAGTTGTTCTCTGAATTTTGTTATAGTGTAGCGTTTGGATTTCACTcttttatgtgccgtgtaaACAAGAAAAGCATTTATGACAGATGTGTTCAGTATCAATTCTACTGCGAGTTTTTGGAACCAACGAATGCTACGTCGTGATGGGTTGCAGTAGCTTCCCATCTGATCAGAAAGGTCAATTGAGCATTTGTGCTTATTGTAGTCCGCAATTGCTATAGGTTTCAgagaacatttatttttgttgcgcTTGCTTGTAACAGTGACAAATCCCACTTTGTGTTTAGTAGACAAGGCCAAGACTTCTCTCTTATCCTTCCACTTAAATACCAAAATCCCCTTTTCGTTTTCCATCGCAACCAATTCTCCCTTCTTCAATTTCTCGCCTACTACATTCTTGGGTAACCCTTTCCGGTTTTTTCTGACGGTGCCTATCAAATGCGTGGAATGTTGTAATAGAGACTCGGCCAAATCTACGCTCGTATAATAGTTATCAGTAATGATGCTTCGGCCAGCATCTAAGAACTTAGTGCTCAATTCCATCACCACGTTTTTGGATAAATTCTGTTGGCGCTCAGGACCCTTTTTGCCTTCgtatacaattaaatcaaacgTATAACCGTCGTCtccacatattttaaaaagcttgATACCGTATTTGTGCCTTTTACCTGGTATATATTGCATGAACTTTATACGCCCACGGAACGCAACCATGGTCTCATCGACTGTCAGGTATTCATCAGGAGTCTTAAAATTTTGGTATTTGGTTGTGATCAACTGAACTAAACGCCTTATTTTGATCAACTTATCTGTGCGTGATGTCTCGGCAAAAAAGGTATCTTCGAAATGCCAACAACGCAGTAACAATTCGAAACGATTTCGGCTCATAGTAGATCCAGccactttattttcatatagcGGGTTACGACTCCAGTAATCTGCAATTTTAGGCAGCTTTTTCAGGCCCATCCACATCAATAAGCcaataaattttttcatttcttgtTGATCACAATCTTTCCAGTCATTCAGTCTACTCGAACGTCGCAAAGTTGTAGTTATTTTGGTCTTTACTGCATAACAATTAGTCATTGTCACCATCAAGTTGATAATCTCTTCGtcaacaaacaaaagaaaataatccaATTCAGTCTCACACAATTGGGGGATGTTTTTCACACCAGGAGTGCCAGTAAAAGGAAATACTTGCTGACGGGTTCCAGTTGGCGGGTACCAGCAACTTGCGTTACTCGACGTCTGCGCACGTTGAACTGGACGTTGAGATGAGCCGGCGCCAGCGCCGCGGTTCGGCGGCGTCATAGTATCACCATCGGAGTTAGCATTACTGTTACTCGTCGATTCATCGTCGTCCGAAGTTAATTCACTATCGTCCGACTCGGGTATAAAGTCGGGATCGAAATCTGAGTCGTCGGACATTATCAAAAGAAGATCGAGTTTCGCGATCGATGTAAAAACGCGGGAAAAACGCACACGACAGGCCGTGGGGGCGGCCGGCGGCTAACTGTCATAATAAAAGGGTGGCGTGCTAATGAATAACTATACAAATTGTGCGTGGCGTGcggaaagaaaataattgggGGCTACCGGCGGACCCCATGGCCTCCTAActaaaaagttacaaaagtGCTTTGGCTTGCGGAACAAGAATTAGTGGGGGTCGCCGGCGGATCCCATGGCAGGGAGAgtgttaaaattacttttgatgCCCTTAATCATGAATACCAGAGCATGGTCAGCGAATTCAGTCGTTTTATTAGTGGAAAACCCTTCCAAACTATCTTTGTGTGCATCATACGACACTTGTGGTGTTAATGACATCTCATCGAAAATTAAACTGCAAAGACGGTCATTTACTGGTATATCCAGTACAGTAGCTTtgagttttttaaaaattatggggTTGATCCCCGGACATACTTTTATTTGGCTAATTAATCGTTGCATAGCCTTTATGGATggcaaagtaaaatatttatgtaaaagtttATAGCATTTCGGACTCTTTTTAAACAATGACAAACATAGAACTTTTTCTTCAATAGTGAAACGCCTtccttttgattttttaacattttgcaATTGCATATGCATAAATAGTTGCGATGTTGACGACATTTTTTCTGCCACTTGTTGAAATGCAGTGTTCTCAGCAAGTTTTTCTGCATTAGCCAATCTCGCCTTGAAAGTTGTTGTTTTCTTACGCAAGCGTGATATTTCCAAGCGCAGCATACGGATGTCTTTTTGAAAAACTTTTGAAGTTCGTCGAACAGATTCCTTCAATGGTACTGAAAAGAACCAAtgtgttaaaattaaagtctTAGTCTCGTTCAAAATTCTAGTAGTTTAAAGCTTTGACAAATCATATacattagataaaaaaattcgACGACCTCCATGGCGTAACGGAATCATGGTCGGGCAATGATGGAAAATGAACTTGATCTGATTGATCTAGGTCTTGGATgggtatttttatatgtatatgttatgaaatatagtattgttgagttagaatcccataacacaagtctcgaacttacattgGGGCTTACTGAATTTGTGTGATTTGActgtgtatattttattcaattttttttttttcaattgaacATTGAAAAGAGCCTGTCATTGCCTTTTTtcagaataaatatttgaattaaatcaaatataacttGCGTGACTTGATGATAAACATGGAACTATTATAAaagatgtaaaaatatataaatcatattaCATACCTTTTCTGGAGTCATCTCTACTTTTGCTGATAACACTATAATTGTGTTCTGTTTGAACATACTCCGCTATAGAAAATTGATGGCGGGAGCctgaaaacataattaaatggttgtaatattaaaaaaataaactatttaataaatatatacaacgTGTAACGGAAAGGGGGTTATCATAAAAAGTGGGTGGATACTATACCTTAAATAGATTCTTCCTACTGCTACTGCTGGTCCTTATCACCATGTTCATAAATGcatgtcaataaaatttcgcaataaaatgtatttatttaaatgtaaacaaacgtGGCAAATCACTATTGGGTCAACATCCCCAATTCAAAACAACACACACACTAAGACACTATCGATGTACACTAAAACACTAACTCCTCACTCGTCATTTTCTCCTGGTAACGTCGGCGACCTAAGTCGTAGGTAGCCGCTTTGTCGGCGGCTCGGCGCCGTCAAAGAGATCGCGGCAAGGCGGCGAACGTTTGACGAAGattctaaaacaaacaaataagactCGTTTACTTAATCAATAAGAATCATTTTGCTTTGACAGAGGTACGTCGTTTAAGACATTCAAtcgatttgaaaatattcgcatgaaatgcaaaagaaataataattacctacatacataaaaccacgactttttcccggagggatagacagagactacatctttccacgatctctgcatactttcttcgcttcatccacattcataactcttcatgcaagctaattaataattacctacattacaaaataaattggtaaCTAAGTCAAAGAAAGATTGAAAACCTACAACCTTTCAAAGAAAGGGTTCAAAACGTCGACCTCCTTCTTGGATGCACAAGTCAGCTCTCCGGTAAATGGAAACCCAGACATTGCGAAGCATTCCTGGCGTTACAGTATCGCATGCGGTTTGATGCGGGCAACCATTTCTTCGCTCGAAGGGGAATCCGacgactttatttttaatgtatcccCAGAAAAAAAGTCAAGTGGTGTGAGTTCTGGAGACCGCGGAGGCAATGCGATACGTCCTCCTCGTCCAATCCATTGCGGGAACCGGGCATTGAGGTGGCTGCGCACATCACGGGCGAAGTGAGCTGGAGCGCCACCATGTTGGAATATTAGGTTGTTTTCCATCACGAGATCCACGTAACTTCTCACTGGTATTACTGTTCctcatttaagtaattttctaGGAAATTTAGGCTGTTAGGCAAAAAATATGGTTCAACGACAACATCTCCGACTATTCCAGCATCCAGCCAACACATTTATCCGCCACTGGTACTGGAAAGATGACTCCGTAAAAACATGTGGATTGGTAGCTAGAGGTATGCGACCAATAATGTTCATTGTAGTCGTAATAATATTCTGAATTACTCAAAGAAATCACGAAAGAGAACACGTGTACGAAAAAGTCAAAACACAAACAATGTTGTCACCAGTGCTGCCAGACCAAAAATCCGATTGAGCGCTGTAAGATGTAAAAAAGCGCTCGATTTCTCGGAAATTGTGCTTTAAAAAAGCGCTAGATATCGCactaaaagaacaatttttcttgaatgaaataaagcaaacaaacaaaaaaacactcTATTGGGCTTTAAAATAACTGATGCTGATAGAGCCATAgagttttttaatatgtcatgatgtaaattaaaaaaaacaccagATTATCCGCTAGGTGCCATAATTCTGTAAAGCGCAccaaacacataaaaaaagcGCTAGATCTAGCGCCCAAAGCGTTAAAATGGCAGCACTGGTTGTCACGCAAACGGATAGCGAACGACTGATTGACTTCTCAAATAATTGTACATTTCCGCTTCCCGATTCTGGCATCCTAGTACAGGGGAGACACGGGCAAAGTCGACCACGGTCACGTTAACCggctatttttgtaaacaaaggtgaaataaaattattttagtacaaatatgttttgtcCCTTTGATtcaatatcttattaattttaccatAATAAACGGGTTAAAAACagtattatttgatttcaaaattttaccatACTTACTACCACTCttaccaataggaaaaagtgGCATGTACAAAACGTGTTTCCTAGGTTGACTAAATGTTGACAACTTTTTTATGAATGCGgcgataaaattaaacaaagtaaaagtttACTAATCACAAACGTAAATAATCAGGTGGGATCATCATTTTACCCTCACTTACCCTAAAGCGGAAAAAAGGATACGTGTACATCACCTGTCTCGCGGCGTAGCGCCATTGGGCGGCGCTTAGTGTACTAGACAGTGAACCCATTGACTgcgcacacacacactctcaaatttgaatattgacCTTGAATTAGTCGAATTTAAGAACGAGAGACAAGTACTCTATCTAGTCTTGCCTTCTCGTTTTGGTAAATTAGGGGCccgttttcatttatttttaagtagataaaTTAAACCTCTTGCGTATCCATGAAATCCTGGTAGCTAAATGAttaattcctttattttattcggaGATGTTTTTACCCATGATGCAAAAAAGAGCAGTGTTGTTGATTCAGATGACGCAGAGAGACTGCCGTGCCGTCTGACGTCCGCAAGGATCAGAgacttaaaagaaaacatgttTCCCTTCACGAACATTTCTTTCTTCCCAGACTTTTAACAACCTATGTAAACGTCATTTAAGTACTAGATCATtagtaatagttttattaatttatgacgaTATTCGTTAATCGGcttcttaaaatatgaaaaagaatttcgttcgtaatagaaaatttcttaaaatatccgGAAcccattttaatacattattaatcgACCTTGCTCTTTGCTCCTTGCAAAGAAAAGTCACGCCTATTTCAGGGTTCATTTggaaaattttagttaaaaccAACAACAATAGTTTGCTCGGATTTTGTGATTCAATAATagtttgattatttctctttttaattattatttctttaaaaaatatttctttcatatttaagtttttcataATGTTACAAACACGTTCTCTGGTAACTACTACATTGATATTATTCAGTACGCTTAGTTcgttgttttacttttactttattactgTAAAAACGCCAGTCCGGTATTTTAGTTGCTTCAATTAATCTGCTAAAATAATTGATGAGAAACTGTTagtcagttttcttttttgccaTGAGATTGAAGAGTCATATGAAACACTGATATCCCTTTAATTCGCAACGTTAGATATACATAACACACACATTTCGAAAATTCTACCTTCAAAACAATATCAAGTCTACAGCGGTTTTTTCGATAAGTTAGTTAAAGACATCACTACCCACCCatagcaaaatataaaacgttattttgttgtaaattttgaaattgaggTACAAAATAGCGTCCCGACCACGAACTGCTCCCGCGCACAaggtaagaaatattatttttatttaattaaaagcatgatttttcgttatattttacattaaatatgtttttatgtttgcaTTCTACAATTattagtacaaaatattactaaCAAAGTCATTTTGTGTTTTCTATAACATGTAAAAGTGGAATGTTAGCTATAATTAACATTGCGAAGCTAACGGTGATTGAGGCGAAGTTACGAATGTTAACAATAACTAACATTGCGAAATGATGAGCAATATAtttaggcttttttattttaaataaccatGGTGTTGGAGGGTGTTTGCATGAATGGTGGCTTGATTTTGTTCTAGCATAAGTTGCGGTTAGAGCGCGTGAAGAAGATTCTGGTCCTCATCTCTCTGGATAGCAGTATATCAGACGGTGACAAAGAGATAGTAAAAGACGAAACTGTTTATAGTTCTGCACTTCCCTCTCTAGATTCCTCTTTGGAGCGTCTGAATATTATAGACGAGTTACATGATGATACGCTTTTGCCTGAAGACCATACCATCCACTCCGTCTATTTCCGAAGTTCTCGCATCACATAATTTACCACAAGATTTGCCTGCCATTCAATCAATATCATCTGTCTTGTCCGTTCCAACAACTCCTGAAGCTTCAAGTGTGCCCAAGATAACTCGTTCAAGAAAGAGACCTTTACCAACcttgttgataaaaaaaagacagcattcattaaaaaaaaccccTTGAA from Amyelois transitella isolate CPQ chromosome 24, ilAmyTran1.1, whole genome shotgun sequence harbors:
- the LOC106135789 gene encoding uncharacterized protein LOC106135789, which codes for MFSGSRHQFSIAEYVQTEHNYSVISKSRDDSRKVPLKESVRRTSKVFQKDIRMLRLEISRLRKKTTTFKARLANAEKLAENTAFQQVAEKMSSTSQLFMHMQLQNVKKSKGRRFTIEEKVLCLSLFKKSPKCYKLLHKYFTLPSIKAMQRLISQIKVCPGINPIIFKKLKATVLDIPVNDRLCSLIFDEMSLTPQVSYDAHKDSLEGFSTNKTTEFADHALVFMIKGIKNFDPDFIPESDDSELTSDDDESTSNSNANSDGDTMTPPNRGAGAGSSQRPVQRAQTSSNASCWYPPTGTRQQTPDEYLTVDETMVAFRGRIKFMQYIPGKRHKYGIKLFKICGDDGYTFDLIVYEGKKGPERQQNLSKNVVMELSTKFLDAGRSIITDNYYTSVDLAESLLQHSTHLIGTVRKNRKGLPKNVVGEKLKKGELVAMENEKGILVFKWKDKREVLALSTKHKVGFVTVTSKRNKNKCSLKPIAIADYNKHKCSIDLSDQMGSYCNPSRRSIRWFQKLAVELILNTSVINAFLVYTAHKRVKSKRYTITKFREQLSIQLLGLYQESTNVAENREAVEHKESVKQPVAYYFTTKLNKLELKTVIKEVIINCQNAGLIVINTVCDQSTVNVSAISDMVSDTKALFLKNGKEWRHDVIRVNKRNIIPLYDVPHLIKGIRNNLLNKDMSYEVDNEIYVVKWEYFQKLYAADTSYGELRLLDKITEEHINPEKINKMRVKCATQIFSHSVAVAAEHLTGRGNLPIECKQLIKITLLLDNLFDSLNVNSFNPINGKKYKGAVRRNSCHHQLWRNAKQILKTIRFREKKFVGNKIRLTEKVVPSVTNFIKTIEGMEAIWDVLSKKYGFDTLFTRNFNQDPAENFFGNVRSFGGRNNAPNSVAFQGAFKALLLNNYNSPHSNRSNCEEDNNKCLQSLHFFLDKEIIETSDVPTHEGNVFCNEDIFDVVDFNNEIDAGQRNYVCGWVLTKCLKNVAKGCKQCKEDLLDNKNDNESNAFIKAKEYANKKWLCYPNKYTEHCFHEIQNIIISFLKKDAPKTNVKKNICAFINLLVNFPFKCQRHNEVLKEYFTNITLNVVLHSWCRSVNRILSGKIKYEGEDEIKTAAQLYYDKHKHYKNKK